A window of the Thalassoglobus sp. JC818 genome harbors these coding sequences:
- a CDS encoding SDR family oxidoreductase: MSGKTVLITGGGTGIGAGCAHQFAQAGYRVAISGRRVEKLKEVADSAPDGVEILCHAADVSSREDVDSLLNWANEQLGQVDILLNCAGINIANRKMEVLSPDDWDKLMKVNATGAYNIMRAVLPQMRERKDGLIINVSSIAGLRASLLGGVAYSASKFAMTALGTCVGLEERENGIRVTNVYPGEVETPILDARPNPVSAEHRARILQPSDIASLIVAVAALPPRAHVPDLVIKPTTQEFC, translated from the coding sequence ATGTCTGGAAAAACTGTATTGATTACTGGTGGTGGAACAGGCATTGGAGCGGGCTGCGCTCATCAGTTTGCCCAAGCGGGGTATCGCGTCGCGATTTCTGGTCGCCGTGTCGAAAAGCTGAAAGAGGTTGCTGACTCGGCCCCGGACGGTGTGGAAATTCTGTGTCATGCTGCGGATGTCTCCAGTCGCGAAGACGTCGACAGCTTGTTGAATTGGGCGAATGAACAGCTGGGACAGGTCGATATCCTTCTCAACTGTGCTGGAATCAACATTGCGAACCGCAAGATGGAAGTGCTCAGTCCCGATGACTGGGACAAGTTGATGAAGGTCAACGCCACAGGGGCATACAACATCATGCGAGCCGTTCTTCCGCAGATGCGTGAACGAAAGGATGGCTTGATTATCAACGTCTCGTCAATCGCCGGTCTGCGTGCCAGCCTTCTCGGTGGCGTCGCCTACAGTGCTTCCAAGTTTGCGATGACAGCACTCGGGACTTGCGTTGGCCTCGAAGAGCGAGAGAACGGGATTCGCGTGACGAACGTCTATCCGGGCGAAGTTGAAACACCAATTCTTGACGCCCGACCGAATCCGGTCAGTGCGGAGCATCGAGCACGCATCCTGCAGCCAAGCGACATCGCCTCATTGATCGTGGCAGTGGCAGCACTTCCTCCTCGTGCTCACGTTCCGGATCTCGTGATCAAGCCGACCACTCAAGAGTTCTGCTAA